In Gymnogyps californianus isolate 813 chromosome 1, ASM1813914v2, whole genome shotgun sequence, the following are encoded in one genomic region:
- the LOC127015266 gene encoding T-cell surface glycoprotein CD4-like, with product MESCGTVVSSTLAVFLVLHLGLIPIMAQQNELQIGIAGQAVILSCSGTPNGTGSTVTWKYYKVVIRSFKTTLLKGKATMSDRSEINLNSKQLKVRDLRLSDAGIYTCECGSHTVSISLHVFKLTNSLDGHFLSNEVLELTLMQNASHPLPHLSITLFNSNNNIVRSTPFLQNNNHQKYILKLNRLEATDSGTWMCHVHSDSPLINQTIPFDVKVLGFQNPDLERKYATVDSTVILSWRLNFQKIKWKEGFTGQLNWKQQESATTHELLDFNVTALGEQHKTKKSSHFRFEIPESKSESTIEVKLPKVHFNHSGQYQCQLAYNRRYTQSKIELVLMKVSANPVGPIPRGAEITLTCQVSSPLPSNAHLRWERVNGTQTDIKESKQHEVKVEVNVSAAGLWNCHLIEDNDRKISLNYPVEEAPVWISYAVIGASIGGSVLVFGLACLCIISGISWQQRRQRAKRMARARQHLLENKTCQCQQCTDCPD from the exons ATGGAGTCATGCGGCACGGTGGTGAGCAGCACGCTTGCTGTCTTCTTGGTTCTGCATCTGG GTTTGATCCCCATTATGGCTCAGCAAAATGAACTACAGATTGGGATCGCAGGACAGGCGGTGATTCTGAGCTGCAGTGGCACACCTAATGGCACAGGAAGTACTGTGACCTGGAAGTACTATAAGGTTGTTATAAGGTCGTTTAAAACTACCCTTTTGAAAG gcaaagCTACCATGTCCGATCGATCTGAAATCAACCTCAACAGTAAACAACTGAAAGTGAGGGACTTAAGGCTCTCCGATGCTGGCATCTACACCTGTGAATGTGGCTCTCACACAGTCAGTATCTCACTGCATGTCTTTAAAT tgaCGAACTCTTTAGATGGGCACTTCCTGTCAAATGAAGTCCTCGAGCTCACTTTAATGCAAAATGCATCCCATCCTCTACCCCACCTCAGCATCACATTGTTTAACAGTAACAATAACATAGTAAGATCAACCCCCTTCTTACAAAATAATAACCATCAAAAATACATACTGAAGTTAAACCGACTGGAGGCTACGGACAGCGGGACCTGGATGTGTCACGTCCATTCAGACTCTCCATTGATTAATCAGACCATCCCCTTTGATGTGAAGGTATTAG GTTTTCAGAATCcagatttggaaagaaagtaTGCAACTGTTGATAGCACTGTCATCTTGTCATGGCGTCTGAACTTTCAgaagataaaatggaaagaaggtTTCACAGGACAACTGAATTGGAAACAACAGGAAAGTGCAACCACTCATGAGCTACTTGATTTCAATGTCACAGCACTAGGAGAGCAGCATAAGACCAAAAAAAGCAGCCACTTTCGGTTTGAGATACctgaaagcaaatctgaaaGTACCATAGAAGTGAAACTCCCCAAAGTCCATTTCAACCACTCTGGGCAGTACCAGTGCCAGCTGGCGTACAACAGAAGATACACGCAGAGCAAGATAGAGCTGGTGTTGATGAAag TCTCAGCTAACCCTGTTGGGCCAATCCCCAGAGGGGCCGAGATAACGCTGACCTGCCAGGTCTCTAGTCCACTCCCATCCAACGCCCACTTGCGCTGGGAACGTGTGAATGGGACTCAGACGGACATCAAGGAGTCAAAGCAGCATGAAGTAAAGGTGGAGGTGAACGTCAGTGCCGCAGGGCTGTGGAACTGTCACCTCATAGAAGACAATGACAGGAAGATCAGCCTTAATTACCCCGTGG AGGAAGCTCCTGTTTGGATTAGCTATGCAGTAATTGGAGCAAGTATTGGAGGCAGTGTATTGGTGTTTGGTCTTGCATGCCTGTGCATCATCAGTGGTATaagctggcagcagagaagg CAACGGGCAAAAAGGATGGCACGAGCAAGACAACACTTGCTGGAAAACAAGACATGTCAATGTCAACA ATGCACAGACTGCCCTGATTGA
- the GPR162 gene encoding LOW QUALITY PROTEIN: probable G-protein coupled receptor 162 (The sequence of the model RefSeq protein was modified relative to this genomic sequence to represent the inferred CDS: inserted 1 base in 1 codon): protein MGDSESESTLHNNSLWWLACGMLALLANSWIILSITAKQQKHKPLELLLCFLAGTHILMAAVPLTTYAVVQLRRESSDYDWNESICKVFVSTYYTLALATCFTVASLSYHRMWMVRWPVNYRLSNAKKQALHAVMGIWMVSFILSTLPSIGWHNNGERYYARGCQFIVSKIGLGFGVCFSLLLLGGIVMGLVCVGITFYQTLWAHRRRRRCRHQRAEEASSCSSSAHTTFNVPAIVVEDVRGKRRSSLDGSESAKTSLQMTNLISAIVFLYDTLTGVPILVVSFFSLRYDTAPTWMVLAVLWCSMVQTLLLPSFIWSCERYRADLRTVWEQCVAIMSEEDGDDDGVCDDYGDGRICKVRFDANGAAAVKRDSRDIKLLPMHHMLLPQDKVHYLQVPISRRMSHDETNIFSAHRSAPSFLHKWSSSDDIRISTPRKPGGPGFLPPQLHDYQHRRRPPEDELTTLRQFLEGGXMPRGSSSSACFFRDEITTFIDETPQPTPACSPRHSRLPLASRRDRRLSLGSREEENADRPRRCSLAGNEAWHLQDGEQAPGERTLEACEAQTFQDPKL, encoded by the exons ATGGGGGACTCTGAATCAGAGTCCACTTTGCACAACAACTCACTGTGGTGGCTGGCATGTGGGATGTTAGCCCTGTTGGCCAACTCTTGGATTATCCTCAGCATCACGGCCAAACAACAGAAACACAAgcccctggagctgctgctaTGCTTCCTTGCTGGGACCCACATCCTTATGGCAGCAGTACCCCTCACCACCTATGCCGTGGTGCAGCTGCGGCGTGAGTCCTCCGACTACGACTGGAACGAAAGCATCTGCAAGGTCTTTGTCTCCACATACTACACCCTGGCGCTGGCCACCTGCTTCACAGTGGCGTCCCTTTCCTACCACCGGATGTGGATGGTGAGATGGCCAGTCAACTACCGGCTGAGCAATGCCAAGAAGCAGGCTCTGCACGCGGTCATGGGTATCTGGATGGTATCATTCATCCTCTCCACCCTGCCCTCCATCGGCTGGCACAACAACGGCGAGCGCTACTATGCCCGTGGCTGCCAGTTCATTGTCAGCAAGATAGGGCTGGGCTTCGGTGTCTGCTTTAGCCTCCTGCTGCTCGGAGGAATTGTCATGGGCTTGGTGTGCGTGGGTATCACTTTCTACCAGACCCTGTGGGCACACAGAAGACGCCGGCGGTGCCGCCATCAGAGGGCAGAGGAAGCGTCATCCTGCTCTTCATCAGCACACACCACTTTCAATGTGCCGGCCATTGTAGTGGAGGATGTACGAGGCAAAAGGAGGTCTTCACTGGATGGCTCTGAGTCAGCCAAGACCTCCTTGCAGATGACCAACCTCATCAGCGCTATTGTCTTCCTGTATGACACACTCACTGGGGTGCCTATCTTG GTCGTGAGCTTTTTTAGCCTGCGCTATGATACGGCCCCCACCTGGATggtcctggctgtgctctggTGCTCCATGGTGCAGaccctgctgctcccctccttcATCTGGTCCTGCGAGCGCTACCGAGCAGATCTCCGCACCGTGTGGGAGCAGTGTGTGGCTATCATGTCTGAGGAAGACGGAGATGATG ATGGTGTGTGTGATGATTATGGCGATGGCAGGATCTGCAAAGTGAGATTTGATGCGAACGGTGCTGCAGCTGTGAAGCGGGACTCCCGGGACATCAAGCTGTTACCCATGCACCACATGTTGTTGCCCCAGGACAAGGTGCACTACCTGCAG gtCCCTATCTCCCGGAGAATGTCACATGATGAGACTAACATCTTTTCCGCCCACCGCTCTGCTCCATCCTTCCTACACAAGTGGTCTTCATCTGACGACATCCGCATTTCCACCCCCCGCAAGCCTGGAGGCCCTGGCTTCTTGCCTCCTCAGCTGCATGACTACCAGCACCGCCGGCGGCCCCCAGAAGATGAGCTGACAACCCTACGGCAGTTTTTGGAGGGGG TGATGCCCCGGGGCTCCAGCTCCAGCGCCTGCTTCTTCCGAGATGAGATCACCACATTCATCGACGAGACGCCACAACCcaccccagcctgcagcccacGGCACTCCCGTCTCCCGCTTGCATCACGCCGCGATCGCCGCCTCTCCCTcggcagcagagaggaggagaacGCCGACCGGCCACGGCGCTGCTCCTTGGCTGGCAACGAAGCCTGGCATCTGCAGGACGGAGAGCAGGCACCGGGTGAAAGGACCCTTGAGGCCTGCGAGGCACAGACCTTCCAGGATCCCAAACTGTGA
- the P3H3 gene encoding prolyl 3-hydroxylase 3, which translates to MASLLCLLLATAAATSPSRLVPYDLLYADGVRAYFARDWGRAAELLQRALHSYAGLRAARRACRAACRREAAFLGGPPGAGPWEAALFGRVLQRADCLQHCLGLRLGAAPSAHRASHAIRRDFEQREPYNYLQVAFFQLKKLDQAVSAAHTFFVANPQHLQMREDIEKYRRMSGVKSDNFRDLEATPHWEAYEAGVQHYNADEYLQAVARLEESLTEALSALEECRALCEGPWEDEDEEEEEMQPGLYEAIAAHYIQVLKCRQQCVLEIATKPGRISATEDFIPSHLDLLQFAYDQVGNQALAAECAASYLLFYPMDEPMLEKMKRYRTELGEDTAVTARESIQHYVQRSLMEKKLIYYAVEHLGGTFNDPDLWTPDELIPENLKEKHREDQEKQKQEILDVEEREKRGPLPFDGIAVTMDSHQMNGTQRVVFDRVLTESECKDLLRLTKAAGEAGDGYRARRSPHTPHERFEGLTVLKAMQLAQNGDVDWRDAKLLLQASEKSRKIIESYFTPGKKLHFSFTHLVCRTAVDAEQEGRMDLSHPVHADNCLLDPEGQECWREPPAYVYRDYSGILYLNDDFQGGGLFFTEMDTVTVTAEVHPKCGRLVAFSSGKENPHGVWAVSRGRRCAIALWYTHSQEHAEQERVKAEELMEQKAVEQDRPDGEERQGADHSGRSSSEPPIPNSGARPTSRRHKPGSDRTQQPKKLRARDEF; encoded by the exons ATggcttccctcctctgcctcctcctcgcCACTGCCGCCGCCACGTCGCCGAGCCGCCTGGTCCCCTACGACCTGCTGTACGCGGACGGGGTGAGGGCGTACTTCGCCCGGGACTGGGGGCGGGCGGCCGAGCTGCTGCAGCGCGCCCTCCACAGCTAcgcggggctgcgggcggccCGCCGCGCCTGCCGCGCCGCTTGCCGCCGGGAGGCGGCCTTCCTCGGCGGGCCGCCGGGGGCCGGGCCCTGGGAGGCCGCCCTCTTCGGCCGGGTGCTGCAGCGCGCCGactgcctgcagcactgcctgggGCTCCGGCTGGGCGCCGCGCCCTCCGCCCACCGTGCCAGCCACGCCATCCGCCGGGACTTCGAGCAGAGGGAGCCCTACAACTACCTCCAGGTGGCCTTCTTCCAG CTGAAGAAGCTGGATCAGGCCGTGTCCGCCGCTCACACCTTCTTCGTCGCTAATCCCCAGCACCTCCAAATGCGGGAGGACATAGAGAAGTACCGGCGTATGTCAGGGGTGAAGTCGGACAACTTCCGGGACCTGGAGGCCACGCCGCACTGG GAAGCATATGAGGCTGGGGTGCAGCACTACAATGCAGATGAGTACCTGCAGGCTGTGGCCAGGCTGGAGGAGTCACTCACAGAGGCGCTGTCAGCACTGGAAGAGTGTCGTGCCCTGTGTGAAGGGCCTTGGGAGGAtgaggacgaggaggaggaggagatgcaaCCTGGCCTGTACGAAGCCATTGCAG CCCATTATATTCAGGTTTTGAAGTGCAGACAGCAGTGCGTCCTTGAAATTGCCACAAAGCCAGGGCGGATTTCTGCCACGGAAGATTTCATACCCTCTCATCTTGATTTACTGCAGTTTGCCTACGATCAAG TTGGGAACCAGGCACTGGCTGCTGAATGTGCTGCTTCCTACTTGCTCTTCTATCCCATGGATGAGCCAAtgctggagaaaatgaaacGGTATCGCACAGAactgggagaggacacagctgtCACAGCCAGAGAG AGTATTCAACATTATGTGCAGAGATCTTTGATGGAGAAGAAGTTGATTTATTATGCAGTGGAGCATCTAGGAGGAACTTTTAACGACCCT GATCTTTGGACTCCAGATGAGCTGATTCCTGAAAACCTAAAGGAGAAACACAG AGAGGATCAGGAGaagcaaaagcaggaaattCTGGATgtggaagagagggagaagaggg GTCCTTTGCCTTTTGACGGTATTGCTGTCACGATGGATTCCCACCAGATGAATGGAACCCAGAGGGTTGTGTTTGACAGAGTGCTGACGGAGTCTGAGTGTAAGGACCTCCTCCGACTGACAAAG gcagcaggagaagcaggagaTGGCTACCGGGCAAGACGGTCGCCTCACACCCCACATGAGAGATTTGAGGGGTTAACTGTTTTGAAGGCCATGCAG CTGGCCCAGAATGGGGACGTGGACTGGAGAGATGCCAAATTGCTTCTGCAGGCCAGTGAGAAATCGCGGAAAATCATAGAGTCCTACTTTACTCCTGGAAAGAAACTCCATTTCTCATTCACACACCTTGTGTGCCGCACGGCTGTAGACG CGGAACAGGAGGGTCGCATGGATCTTAGTCATCCTGTCCATGCTGATAATTGTCTCTTGGATCCTGAGGGGCAAGAGTGCTGGAGAGAGCCGCCTGCCTACGTGTACAGGGACTACAG TGGCATTCTCTACCTCAATGATGACTTCCAAGGTGGGGgccttttcttcactgaaatggaCACTGTGACTGTCACA GCCGAGGTGCATCCTAAGTGTGGAAGGCTGGTAGCCTTCAGCTCTGGCAAGGAGAACCCCCACGGTGTGTGGGCAGTGAGCCGCGGAAGGCGCTGTGCCATTGCTCTCTGGTACACACACTCCCAGGAGCACGCTGAGCAG GAACGGGTAAAGGCAGAGGAGCTGATGGAGCAGAAGGCTGTGGAGCAGGACCGGCCTGATGGAGAAGAGCGTCAGGGGGCTGATCACAGCGGCAGATCCTCCTCAGAGCCTCCCATTCCCAACAGCGGAGCCAGGCCCACAAGCCGGAGACACAAGCCTGGCTCGGACAGGACACAGCAGCCCAAGAAGCTGCGGGCCAGAGATGAGTTCTGA